The following coding sequences are from one Drosophila albomicans strain 15112-1751.03 unplaced genomic scaffold, ASM965048v2 utg000110l_pilon, whole genome shotgun sequence window:
- the LOC127566368 gene encoding uncharacterized protein LOC127566368 yields the protein MDRFLNLGKRRVSSSSADKPDCECSSSTDSEKDLEPNRQSNKKKSKISHVWKYFKRSDDKKYAKCLDCGKEYKTSGNTSNLHDHLKRFHPGVERKSAESSTQVVRAERNVTTSTSSSCRSSMTSVASYFKRAVMYDSNSKRKTDIDKALTEMVAKDVQPYNIVENEGYV from the exons ATGGATCGCTTTTTAAATCTGg gTAAACGTCGAGTGTCTTCATCAAGTGCCGACAAGCCGGACTGTGAGTGCTCCTCCAGCACAGACTCTGAAAAAGATTTGGAACCAAATCGACAGAGTAACAAAAAGAAGTCGAAAATTTCACATgtttggaaatattttaaaaggtCTGACGACaagaaatatgccaaatgtcTCGATTGTGGCAAAGAATACAAGACAAGCGGCAATACATCTAACTTGCACGACCATTTAAAAAGGTTCCATCCTGGCGTGGAAAGAAAGAGCGCAGAATCGAGCACACAAGTTGTACGTGCTGAGAGGAACGTCACTACATCTacaagcagcagttgcagaTCGAGCATGACCTCTGTGGCGTCTTACTTTAAAAGAGCCGTCATGTATGATTCAAATTCTAAAAGAAAGACAGACATAGATAAAGCTCTAACTGAAATGGTTGCCAAAGATGTGCAGCCCTACAATATTGTCGAAAACGAAGG TTACGTGTGA